TCAGCGTCGGAAACTTCTGGACTACGCGCGCGCGAAAGATGAGGCCCGCTATCAGGACCTGATCAAACGCCTCGGCCTGCGCCGCTAAGCGTTACTCCAGAACTCGGATGAAGGGGCTGTTTCGCAGCCCCTTTTTCTTTGGCTCCACACCGCGTGATCATGCTTTACGTCAGGTTTCCCTTGATCGTTGCCCTTTTGATTGCCCATTCTCTTTGGACCAAGGAGGACACCCATGAAAGCCACACTCGCCATTTTGATCAATATGGGCACCCTGCAGAGGCTGTTTCCGTTTTGGCTTATCGGCGTGTTCGCGTTTTTCTATTGGTTCACACCTTGGTTCCTATTGGCTTTAGTGTACGGTGCCATCCTTCAGTTTTTCGTGGAATATGTGATGCATCGCTTCTTGTATCACCGCGAACCACCAACGGAACAAAGCGTTTTCAACGACCTGTATCGCAGCCATATTGGACACCACGAGTTTCCCAACGATGCCGAATACTTCACTGGCGGGGACCACTGGTATGCCTTGCGCTTTGCGATGGTCTCGCTTGCACTGCACAGCTTGGTCTTGTGGCCGTTTCTTGGGTTTGGAACCGCTGTTCTGATATCCTATGTCGCGCTGTTTGTTGGGTCGGTCAGCGCGTTTACGTTCTATGAATACTGCCACACGCTGGCGCATGTAAACGTGCCAAAAGGTTGGTTCGGCCAGCGCGTCACTCGATCCCACTTGGCACACCATTACCAAGATCACCAGGCCACCTTTCACGTGAGTTTCGGCATGGGTTGGATCGACCGCCTGTTTGGAACCAAACACGACCGCGATGTTGCCCGTAAACGGTTTGACCGCGACACGATCCTGTCGATGGGAATGGACCCGGAAGACCTGCGATTGGTGACCGCGCGAAAGGCGTTCGGGATCACCAAGCTGCCGCGCGGCAAGCTGACCCGGAACCAAGCCACCGAAAGTCCGAAGCCGTCGACCTGAGAGCAACAATCCTGTTTCCAAACCCCTGCTTTTCCTATATGGACCGCCCATCTGAGACGTGACGCTTCGACCCCGGCGCATGAAACGATAGAGGGGTCGGTGGCAATGGGGCCACCATGACAACGGGAGACCCGGAGGGCCGGGAGTGCTCCCAACTAGGAAAACATGATGTTTGATGTAACCAAAAAATCGATTGAGTGGGGCGAAGAAACCCTCACTCTGGAAACGGGCAAGGTTGCCCGTCAGGCTGACGGATCGGTCATCGCCACGCTGGGTGAGACTTCGGTCATGGCCAACGTAACCTTCGCGAAGGAACAAAAGCCCGGACAGGACTTTTTCCCGCTGACGGTTCACTACAACGAGAAATACTACGCAGCCGGCAAGATCCCCGGTGGCTTCTTCAAACGCGAAGCCCGCCCGACGGAAAAAGAGACGCTGACAAGCCGTCTGATTGACCGTCCGATCCGCCCGCTGTTCGTTCCCGGCTTCAAGAACGAAGTTCTGGTGATCTGCACCGTTCTGAGCCACGACCTTGTCAACGATCCCGACATCGTGGCGATGATCGCGGCGTCCGCTGCACTGACCATTTCGGGCGCGCCCTTCATGGGTCCGATTGCCGCTGCACGCGTGGGCTTTGAAGATGGCGAATACGTCCTGAACCCGACATGCGACGACATGCACCAGCTGCGCAACAACCCGGATCAACGTCTGGACCTTGTTGTCGCCGGTACCAAAGACGCCGTAATGATGGTGGAATCGGAAGCTTACGAGTTGACTGAAGCCGAGATGCTGGGCGCTGTAAACTTTGCGCACGAACAGATCCAGCCGGTGATCGACCTGATCATCGAACTGGCCGAAGCTGCTGCGAAAGAGCCGTTCGACTATCAACCCGTTGATTTTTCGGACCTCTATGCTGCTGTGAAAGCGGCTGGCGAAGACAAGATCCGGGCGGCCTATGGCAACACCGATAAACAAGAGCGTGTCGCAGCAATCGCTGCTGCCAAGGAAGACATCAAAGCCGCTCTGACCGAAGAGCAGCTTGAGGACGAGAACCTTGGTTCGGCACTGAAGAAGCTGGAAAGCTCGGTTGTGCGTGGCGATGTCGTGAAGACCGGCAAGCGTATCGACGGCCGTGCACTGGACACTGTTCGTCCGATCGTATCAGAAGTGGGCGTACTGCCCCGGACTCACGGTTCGGCCTTGTTCACCCGTGGTGAAACGCAGGGTTTGGTTGTAACCACGCTGGGCACCGGCGACGACGAACAGATGATCGACGCGCTGACCGGCACCTATAAATCGAACTTCATGCTGCACTACAACTTCCCGCCCTACTCGGTCGGCGAAGTGGGCCGCTTCGGTTTCACCGGTCGTCGTGAAATCGGTCACGGTAAACTGGCATGGCGTGCGCTGCAGGCTGTTTTGCCGACCCCAACCGACTTCCCCTACACCATCCGCGTTGTGTCTGAGATCACTGAATCGAACGGCTCATCCTCGATGGCATCGGTCTGTGGTGGTTCGCTGTCCATGATGGACGCGGCTGTTCCGCTGAAAGCACCAGTTGCTGGTGTGGCAATGGGTCTGATCCTGGAAGATGACGGATCGTATGCGGTTCTGACCGACATTCTGGGGGACGAAGATCACCTGGGTGACATGGACTTCAAGGTCGCAGGCACCGAAGACGGGATCACGTCCTTGCAGATGGACATCAAGGTCGCAGGCATCACGCCCGAGATCATGGAGAAAGCCCTGGCACAAGCCAAAGAAGGCCGTCTGCATATTCTTGGCGAGATGAACAAGGCGTTGTCCACCGGCCGTGAAGAATTCTCGGCCCATGCCCCACGCATCGAGACCATGAACATCCCTACCGACAAGATCCGTGAAGTGATCGGTTCGGGCGGCAAGGTTATCCGCGAAATCGTGGAAACCTCGGGTGCCAAGGTCGACATCAACGATGACGGCGTGATCAAGATCGCATCGCCAAACGGCGACGCCATCCAGAAGGCATATGACATGATCCACGCGATCGTGGCAGAGCCAGAAGAAGGTGCGATCTATACGGGTAAGGTCGTGAAAATTGTCGATTTCGGCGCCTTCGTGAACTTCTTTGGCAAACGCGACGGTCTGGTCCATGTGTCCCAGATCGAAAATCGCCGCCTGAACCACCCTTCGGACGTTTTGAAAGAAGGTCAGGAAGTGAAAGTGAAACTTCTGGGATTCGACGACCGCGGTAAGGTACGCCTGTCGATGAAAGTCGTCGATCAAGAAACCGGTGAAGAAGTCGCGCCTGAACAAAAGAAAAAAGACGAAGACGCATAAGCTGCGAAGCGTTTGGAACAGAAAGCCCCGATGGAAACATCGGGGCTTTTTTC
This DNA window, taken from Aliiroseovarius sp. F47248L, encodes the following:
- a CDS encoding sterol desaturase family protein, with the translated sequence MKATLAILINMGTLQRLFPFWLIGVFAFFYWFTPWFLLALVYGAILQFFVEYVMHRFLYHREPPTEQSVFNDLYRSHIGHHEFPNDAEYFTGGDHWYALRFAMVSLALHSLVLWPFLGFGTAVLISYVALFVGSVSAFTFYEYCHTLAHVNVPKGWFGQRVTRSHLAHHYQDHQATFHVSFGMGWIDRLFGTKHDRDVARKRFDRDTILSMGMDPEDLRLVTARKAFGITKLPRGKLTRNQATESPKPST
- the pnp gene encoding polyribonucleotide nucleotidyltransferase, producing MFDVTKKSIEWGEETLTLETGKVARQADGSVIATLGETSVMANVTFAKEQKPGQDFFPLTVHYNEKYYAAGKIPGGFFKREARPTEKETLTSRLIDRPIRPLFVPGFKNEVLVICTVLSHDLVNDPDIVAMIAASAALTISGAPFMGPIAAARVGFEDGEYVLNPTCDDMHQLRNNPDQRLDLVVAGTKDAVMMVESEAYELTEAEMLGAVNFAHEQIQPVIDLIIELAEAAAKEPFDYQPVDFSDLYAAVKAAGEDKIRAAYGNTDKQERVAAIAAAKEDIKAALTEEQLEDENLGSALKKLESSVVRGDVVKTGKRIDGRALDTVRPIVSEVGVLPRTHGSALFTRGETQGLVVTTLGTGDDEQMIDALTGTYKSNFMLHYNFPPYSVGEVGRFGFTGRREIGHGKLAWRALQAVLPTPTDFPYTIRVVSEITESNGSSSMASVCGGSLSMMDAAVPLKAPVAGVAMGLILEDDGSYAVLTDILGDEDHLGDMDFKVAGTEDGITSLQMDIKVAGITPEIMEKALAQAKEGRLHILGEMNKALSTGREEFSAHAPRIETMNIPTDKIREVIGSGGKVIREIVETSGAKVDINDDGVIKIASPNGDAIQKAYDMIHAIVAEPEEGAIYTGKVVKIVDFGAFVNFFGKRDGLVHVSQIENRRLNHPSDVLKEGQEVKVKLLGFDDRGKVRLSMKVVDQETGEEVAPEQKKKDEDA